The following are encoded in a window of Lynx canadensis isolate LIC74 chromosome B1, mLynCan4.pri.v2, whole genome shotgun sequence genomic DNA:
- the LOC115512147 gene encoding LOW QUALITY PROTEIN: U1 small nuclear ribonucleoprotein C-like (The sequence of the model RefSeq protein was modified relative to this genomic sequence to represent the inferred CDS: inserted 1 base in 1 codon), whose translation MPKFCCDYCDTYLTHDSPSVRKTHCSGRKHKENVKDYYQKWMEEQAQSLIDKTTGAFQQGKIPPTPFSAPPPAGAMIPPPPSXPGPPRPGMMPAPYMGGPPMMPMMSPPPPGMMPVGPAPGMRPPMGGHMPMMPGPPMMRPPARPMMVPTRPGITRPDR comes from the exons ATGCCTAAGTTTTGTTGTGACTATTGCGACACATACCTCACCCATGACTCTCCATCTGTGAGAAAGACACACTGCAGTGGTAGGAAACACAAAGAGAATGTGAAAGACTACTATCAGAAATGGATGGAAGAGCAAGCCCAGAGCCTGATCGACAAAACAACTGGTGCATTTCAGCAAGGAAAGATTCCTCCTACTccattctctgctcctcctcctgcaggGGCGATGATTCCACCTCCCCCTA CTCCCGGTCCTCCTCGCCCTGGTATGATGCCAGCACCCTATATGGGGGGCCCTCCCATGATGCCAATGATgagccctcctcctcctgggatGATGCCAGTGGGACCTGCTCCTGGAATGAGGCCGCCTATGGGAGGCCACATGCCAATGATGCCTGGGCCCCCAATGATGAGACCTCCCGCCCGTCCCATGATGGTACCCACTCGGCCAGGAATAACTCGACCAGACAGAtaa